The following are encoded in a window of Thalassotalea insulae genomic DNA:
- the rpsR gene encoding 30S ribosomal protein S18, with product MSRFFRRRKFCRFTAEGASEIDYKDIATLKNYITESGKIVPSRITGTAAKYQRQLGRAIKRARYLALLPYTDLHK from the coding sequence ATGTCTCGTTTTTTTAGACGTCGTAAGTTCTGCCGCTTCACAGCGGAAGGCGCTAGCGAAATCGATTACAAAGATATCGCTACGTTAAAAAACTATATCACTGAAAGTGGTAAAATCGTTCCTAGCCGTATCACTGGTACTGCTGCTAAATATCAACGCCAACTTGGTCGTGCGATCAAGCGTGCTCGTTACTTAGCATTATTACCGTATACTGATTTACACAAGTAA
- the rpsF gene encoding 30S ribosomal protein S6 gives MRHYEIVFMVHPDQSEQVPGMIQRYTDLINAAEGKIHRLEDWGRRQLAYPINKLHKAHYVLMNVEAPQSVIDELETSFRYNDVVIRNMIMRTKDAVTEASPMAAAKDDRREERREVKKEVAEAPAAAETTEEAASEE, from the coding sequence ATGCGTCATTACGAAATCGTATTTATGGTTCACCCTGATCAGAGTGAACAAGTACCTGGCATGATCCAGCGTTACACCGACTTGATCAATGCTGCTGAAGGCAAAATCCACCGTCTTGAAGACTGGGGTCGTCGCCAATTAGCATACCCAATCAATAAATTGCACAAAGCACACTATGTTTTAATGAACGTAGAAGCGCCTCAATCAGTTATTGATGAATTAGAAACTTCTTTCCGTTATAACGATGTTGTTATTCGTAACATGATCATGCGTACTAAAGACGCGGTAACTGAAGCATCACCTATGGCTGCTGCTAAAGATGACCGTCGTGAAGAACGCCGCGAAGTTAAGAAAGAGGTTGCTGAAGCTCCAGCTGCTGCTGAAACTACAGAAGAAGCTGCAAGCGAAGAATAA
- the rplI gene encoding 50S ribosomal protein L9, giving the protein MEVILLDKIAKLGGLGDKVSVKSGYARNFLLPQGKAVFASKANVEHFEARRAELEKQLADNLAAAEARAAKLTELAEITIASKAGEEGKLFGSIGTRDIADAVTEAGVEVTKAEVRMPHGAIRETGEFDIAIHLHTDVDSSIKVTVIAEA; this is encoded by the coding sequence ATGGAAGTAATTCTTCTTGATAAAATCGCCAAATTAGGCGGCCTTGGTGACAAAGTTAGCGTTAAATCTGGTTATGCGCGTAACTTCTTATTACCACAAGGTAAAGCAGTATTTGCCTCTAAAGCAAACGTTGAGCACTTTGAAGCTCGTCGTGCAGAGTTAGAAAAGCAATTAGCTGATAACTTAGCTGCAGCTGAAGCTCGTGCAGCAAAATTAACTGAATTAGCCGAAATCACTATCGCTTCTAAAGCAGGTGAAGAAGGTAAATTATTCGGTTCTATCGGTACTCGTGATATCGCTGATGCGGTAACTGAAGCGGGTGTTGAAGTTACTAAAGCTGAAGTTCGTATGCCTCACGGTGCAATCCGTGAAACAGGCGAATTTGATATCGCTATTCACTTACACACTGATGTTGATTCAAGCATCAAAGTGACTGTTATTGCTGAAGCTTAA
- the priB gene encoding primosomal replication protein N yields MITNCLVLVGVVVKTPKFSTSPAGIEHCQFSIDHQSMQNEAGMNRQAFVRIQVVATSELSQLTRELIVGSNIKVTGFINRHESRNGNPLLVLHAQQIEMIN; encoded by the coding sequence GTGATAACTAATTGCCTTGTTTTAGTTGGAGTTGTGGTAAAAACACCTAAGTTTTCAACTAGCCCCGCAGGTATTGAGCACTGTCAGTTTTCCATCGACCATCAGTCAATGCAAAATGAAGCGGGCATGAACAGACAAGCGTTTGTTCGGATACAAGTGGTGGCAACAAGTGAATTATCACAATTAACTCGTGAATTAATTGTTGGCAGTAATATCAAAGTGACTGGTTTTATCAACCGTCACGAATCGAGGAACGGTAACCCATTACTCGTGTTACATGCCCAACAAATTGAAATGATTAATTAA
- the rlmB gene encoding 23S rRNA (guanosine(2251)-2'-O)-methyltransferase RlmB has translation MAKQDELVFGIHAVTELIKRAPERFIELFLLKGRDDERLKPIINLSRKYGIPAQMVNRKVLDDKTKGEQHQGVVARVKPGKSYSEADLDDIIAQAEQQDTAPFLLILDGVTDPHNLGACLRNADAAGVHAIIVPKDNAARLTATVRKVAVGAAETVPLVQVTNLARTMKQLQQMGVWIIGTAGETDTCLYDVKLSGPMALVMGAEGKGMRRLTREHCDQLVKLPMAGTVSSLNVSVATGICLFEIVRQRQPLLS, from the coding sequence ATGGCAAAACAAGATGAATTGGTATTCGGTATTCATGCGGTAACCGAGTTGATCAAACGTGCTCCAGAGCGTTTTATTGAGTTGTTTTTACTCAAAGGCCGTGATGATGAACGTTTAAAACCTATTATTAATTTATCTCGTAAATATGGTATCCCGGCACAAATGGTGAATCGTAAGGTGCTGGACGATAAAACTAAAGGCGAGCAACATCAAGGCGTAGTGGCACGGGTTAAACCGGGGAAAAGTTACAGTGAAGCGGATCTGGACGATATTATTGCGCAGGCCGAGCAACAAGATACTGCACCGTTCTTACTGATCCTCGATGGGGTAACCGACCCGCATAATCTAGGTGCCTGCTTACGTAACGCTGATGCAGCCGGGGTTCACGCAATTATAGTGCCGAAAGATAATGCCGCCCGTTTGACGGCTACGGTGCGAAAAGTGGCGGTGGGGGCGGCGGAAACTGTGCCGTTAGTACAAGTGACTAATTTAGCTCGTACCATGAAACAATTACAACAAATGGGAGTGTGGATCATTGGCACCGCTGGTGAAACAGATACCTGTCTCTATGATGTTAAGTTATCTGGGCCTATGGCGTTGGTGATGGGAGCTGAAGGTAAAGGTATGCGTCGGTTAACGCGAGAACACTGCGATCAGTTAGTTAAACTGCCTATGGCGGGCACCGTCTCAAGCTTAAATGTCTCGGTTGCTACTGGCATCTGTTTGTTTGAGATTGTTCGTCAAAGACAACCCCTTTTGTCTTGA
- a CDS encoding ABC transporter substrate-binding protein: MLIYLSTVMGVLSQQLPPINLAVSNAISGPASQLGTRLNQGAQAYFSRVNQNGGIAGREINLLIRDDGYEPYRTLKNTQYFLKQENIFAFFNYVGTPTTHAILPLIKKSQLPFLMPFTGAEFLRTPVIDNIFNLRASYYQEAQAQIDYLVNERKITDIGLLVQADEFGAAVEQGYLIAMKAHHIKPSIVTRYRRNTQDISLALEFLKKQNVAAVAFVGTYQPLAKLINMAHQQQFTPFFTTVSFVSSNDLFSRINQPSRLLVTEVMPAPYQCQWSLCRLFISDMNKQGVTELDHVQLEGYLNAYVVTEVLKYCQHTLTSECFLTQLTNFQLLSPELEIRFSEQEHQGMDKVYLNIFDKQKYANTH; this comes from the coding sequence GTGCTGATTTACTTGAGCACAGTGATGGGGGTATTATCCCAGCAATTGCCGCCGATAAACCTTGCAGTGTCCAATGCCATTTCAGGTCCCGCTTCTCAATTGGGTACCCGGTTAAATCAAGGAGCTCAGGCATATTTCTCACGTGTGAATCAAAATGGTGGTATTGCCGGGCGAGAAATTAACTTATTGATTAGGGATGACGGTTATGAGCCTTATAGAACGCTAAAAAATACCCAATATTTTCTTAAGCAAGAAAATATTTTTGCTTTTTTTAATTACGTTGGTACGCCGACCACCCATGCGATATTGCCGTTAATTAAAAAAAGCCAGTTGCCATTCCTCATGCCATTTACTGGTGCTGAGTTTCTGCGTACTCCTGTGATTGATAACATTTTTAATTTAAGAGCTAGTTATTATCAGGAAGCTCAGGCACAGATTGATTACCTTGTTAATGAGCGAAAAATTACGGATATCGGTTTACTAGTGCAGGCTGATGAATTTGGTGCGGCAGTTGAACAGGGTTATTTAATTGCCATGAAAGCACATCATATTAAGCCGTCAATTGTGACCCGTTATCGAAGAAATACTCAGGATATTTCATTGGCATTAGAGTTCTTGAAAAAACAAAATGTTGCAGCCGTGGCCTTTGTTGGTACTTATCAACCGTTAGCTAAGTTGATTAATATGGCCCATCAACAGCAGTTTACCCCTTTTTTCACTACGGTCTCCTTTGTCTCAAGTAACGATTTATTTAGTCGTATTAATCAGCCTAGTCGTTTACTTGTTACCGAAGTGATGCCTGCGCCTTATCAATGCCAATGGTCGCTTTGTCGATTATTTATTAGTGATATGAACAAACAGGGAGTGACTGAGCTTGATCATGTTCAGCTCGAAGGCTACCTCAATGCTTATGTTGTCACTGAAGTACTTAAATACTGCCAGCACACATTAACTTCCGAGTGTTTTTTAACTCAGTTGACGAATTTTCAATTACTCAGCCCAGAATTGGAAATCCGTTTTTCAGAGCAAGAGCATCAAGGGATGGACAAGGTTTACTTGAATATCTTCGATAAACAGAAGTACGCTAATACTCACTAA
- a CDS encoding substrate-binding periplasmic protein has translation MLRRFAFFILFSMLANSLIAQEIRVVGKQAEADIAHGYFIQLISLALTASTPKYPATSFQVIDINRITQMRTLNLLAQGSVDVFWSGTNKAREAQFIPIRIPLFQGLLGYRLSIIHQDNLAMFNKLLKQPDQLKSLTACQGEHWPDSDILESNGYKVSRIVRFDSMYAMLAFKRCDYFPRAIFEGYSELEVIKKKFPKLVVFDQLILHYPFAIYFFVNKNNPELAQQLTYGLNQLINDGRLMQFMKSHPLSSPLFPLTKWQDKQYLHLSNQDLSKETRALDDKFWLKLYP, from the coding sequence ATGCTGAGACGCTTCGCCTTTTTCATTTTATTTTCTATGCTAGCAAATAGCCTAATCGCACAGGAAATTCGTGTAGTAGGAAAACAGGCAGAGGCAGATATTGCCCACGGTTATTTTATTCAGTTAATTTCACTGGCGCTAACAGCAAGCACGCCTAAATATCCCGCCACGTCTTTTCAAGTCATCGATATAAATCGTATCACTCAAATGAGAACGCTAAATTTATTGGCCCAAGGCTCTGTTGATGTTTTTTGGAGTGGCACCAACAAAGCAAGAGAAGCCCAATTTATCCCAATACGCATCCCATTATTTCAGGGGCTATTAGGCTATCGCTTATCCATTATTCATCAAGACAACTTAGCAATGTTTAACAAACTGTTAAAACAACCTGATCAACTAAAATCACTAACCGCCTGCCAGGGGGAACATTGGCCAGATTCGGATATATTGGAAAGCAATGGCTACAAGGTTTCACGCATTGTTCGCTTTGATTCTATGTATGCAATGCTTGCTTTTAAGCGCTGTGATTACTTTCCTCGCGCAATATTTGAAGGTTACTCAGAACTGGAAGTGATCAAGAAAAAATTTCCCAAGCTAGTGGTATTTGATCAATTAATTCTGCATTACCCGTTTGCTATTTATTTTTTTGTTAATAAAAATAACCCTGAGTTAGCACAACAACTAACTTATGGCTTAAACCAGCTTATTAATGATGGACGTTTAATGCAGTTTATGAAAAGTCACCCGTTATCTTCACCACTTTTTCCATTAACTAAATGGCAAGATAAACAATACTTACATCTGAGTAATCAAGATCTATCAAAAGAAACAAGAGCGCTTGATGATAAATTCTGGCTCAAGCTATACCCTTAA